A genomic segment from Lignipirellula cremea encodes:
- a CDS encoding thioredoxin-like domain-containing protein, with translation MSPLSFFHATDRVIALLLLLLIATIGCTPGSAASPVLAALPGQSDEAGSSDSVDAEDAAEEAVDEMRTLPVAADADHPFPNRGPAPDFPKGLTWLNTAKPIHVNDLKGKFVLLDFWTYCCINCIHILPELKKLEHAYPNNLVVIGVHSAKFETEKGSDNIASAILRYEIEHPVVNDKDHRIWNLYGVNSWPSIVLIDPEGNFVGRASGEFKFETIDRLLKQVVPYYRKKKTLDETPVRFERLAYDAKETPLQFPGKVLADEASNRLFIADSNHNRIVVTDLAGKLINTIGSGEIGENDGSFAEATFDHPQGMALRGNLLYVADTENHRLRKIDLENGTVATIAGTGEQGGLPFPGAEEMRAGGAAPKRFVGLPRRTALNSPWALHIHGEDLYIAMAGPHQIWKMPLDESEIGPYAGNGREDIVDGALLPDEPYQAEGLRGGGLVTFSAFAQPSGLASDGEWLYVADSEGSSIRAVPFDMNKPVQTLVGTSNLVAGRLFEFGLVDGARDKAKLQHPLGVAWHDGKVYVADTYNNAIRVVDCRTGAVQTVAGVRAPDPDSGILTGQPGDSDEDGSFDEPAGLSYAGGKLYVADTNNHAIRVIDLATKKTSTLQIAGLAAPGPAESVKKKPDFTKARKHLLPTTKVRPVDGKVVLKVKFQLPAGWKINELAPMQYYPDSPEATGPIDREALGDFVEVEKPTSEFTVALPVAADGVDTVTIGMNYYYCQKDGGLCKIGSVIWTAPLEISSTAADTEVELEHKIITFP, from the coding sequence ATGTCGCCCCTTTCTTTTTTCCATGCGACCGACAGAGTCATCGCCCTGCTGCTGTTACTGTTGATCGCGACGATCGGCTGCACCCCTGGCAGCGCGGCGTCCCCGGTGCTGGCTGCGCTGCCAGGCCAAAGCGACGAGGCGGGATCCTCGGATTCGGTCGACGCAGAGGACGCCGCCGAAGAAGCGGTCGACGAAATGCGCACGCTGCCCGTCGCCGCCGACGCCGACCACCCGTTCCCCAACCGCGGTCCGGCCCCCGACTTTCCCAAAGGGCTCACCTGGCTGAATACGGCCAAACCGATCCACGTGAACGACCTGAAAGGGAAGTTCGTCCTGCTGGATTTCTGGACTTACTGCTGCATCAACTGCATTCATATTCTCCCGGAGCTGAAAAAGCTGGAACACGCTTACCCCAACAACCTGGTGGTGATCGGCGTGCACTCGGCCAAGTTCGAAACGGAAAAAGGGAGCGACAACATCGCCTCCGCCATCCTGCGTTATGAGATTGAACACCCGGTCGTCAACGACAAGGACCACCGCATCTGGAACTTGTATGGCGTGAACAGCTGGCCTTCGATTGTGCTGATCGATCCCGAGGGGAATTTCGTCGGTCGGGCCAGCGGCGAATTCAAGTTTGAAACGATCGATCGCCTGCTCAAACAGGTGGTGCCGTACTACCGCAAAAAGAAAACCCTGGACGAAACGCCCGTGCGGTTTGAGCGGCTGGCGTATGACGCCAAGGAAACCCCGCTGCAGTTCCCGGGCAAAGTGCTGGCCGACGAAGCCAGCAACCGCCTGTTCATCGCGGACAGCAACCACAACCGGATCGTGGTCACCGACCTGGCCGGCAAACTGATCAACACCATCGGGTCAGGCGAGATTGGCGAAAACGACGGCTCCTTCGCCGAAGCCACCTTCGACCACCCCCAGGGGATGGCGCTCCGCGGCAACCTTTTATATGTCGCCGACACGGAGAACCACCGTCTGCGGAAGATCGACCTGGAAAATGGAACGGTCGCCACCATCGCCGGCACGGGCGAACAGGGCGGGCTGCCCTTTCCCGGTGCGGAAGAAATGCGAGCCGGCGGCGCCGCGCCCAAGCGGTTTGTCGGACTGCCCCGGCGGACCGCGTTGAACAGTCCCTGGGCGCTGCACATCCACGGCGAAGACCTGTATATCGCCATGGCCGGGCCGCACCAGATCTGGAAGATGCCTCTGGATGAATCTGAAATCGGCCCCTACGCCGGCAACGGTCGGGAAGATATCGTCGACGGCGCCTTGCTGCCCGATGAACCGTACCAGGCCGAAGGTCTGCGCGGCGGCGGACTGGTGACCTTTTCCGCCTTTGCCCAGCCCAGCGGCCTCGCTAGCGACGGCGAATGGCTGTACGTGGCCGATAGCGAAGGCAGCTCCATCCGCGCCGTTCCGTTCGATATGAACAAGCCCGTGCAGACCCTCGTCGGCACCAGCAACCTGGTCGCCGGTCGCCTGTTTGAATTCGGCCTGGTCGACGGCGCCCGGGACAAAGCCAAGCTGCAGCATCCGCTGGGGGTCGCCTGGCACGATGGCAAGGTCTATGTGGCCGACACCTATAACAACGCCATCCGGGTCGTCGACTGCCGGACCGGCGCGGTGCAAACCGTGGCGGGAGTGAGAGCGCCCGACCCGGACTCCGGCATACTGACCGGCCAGCCGGGCGACAGCGACGAAGACGGCTCGTTCGATGAACCGGCCGGTCTCAGCTACGCCGGCGGCAAACTGTATGTGGCCGACACCAACAACCACGCCATCCGCGTGATCGATCTCGCGACGAAGAAAACGTCGACGCTGCAGATCGCCGGCCTGGCGGCGCCCGGTCCTGCCGAATCGGTCAAAAAGAAGCCCGACTTCACCAAAGCCCGCAAGCACTTGCTGCCCACGACCAAGGTCCGCCCTGTCGACGGCAAGGTCGTGCTGAAGGTGAAATTCCAGCTGCCTGCCGGCTGGAAGATCAACGAACTGGCGCCGATGCAGTACTATCCCGACTCGCCCGAAGCGACCGGCCCGATCGATCGGGAAGCGCTGGGCGATTTTGTCGAAGTCGAGAAACCGACCAGCGAGTTCACCGTCGCCCTGCCGGTCGCCGCCGACGGCGTCGACACGGTCACCATTGGCATGAACTATTACTACTGCCAGAAAGACGGCGGCCTGTGTAAGATCGGCTCTGTCATCTGGACGGCGCCGCTGGAAATTTCCAGTACGGCCGCCGACACCGAGGTCGAGCTGGAACACAAGATCATCACCTTCCCGTAA
- a CDS encoding carbon starvation CstA family protein encodes MSTLLIAVASFFGFILAYHTYGRWLAKKVFSLDGEALVPAEEMRDDVDYVPTKKEIIFGHHFTSIAGTGPIVGPAIAVFWGWLPALLWVIFGSIFVGAVHDMGSLVVSLRNRGQTIGEVAGRLINPRAKVLFLLILFFALTIVLAIFGLVIAIIFKLYPQSVLSVWIEIPLAVAIGYWVYRRGGGLLVPSLLALAVMYGAIYVGAYYLPLSLPVNPADAVVIWTLVLFVYCFFASVLPVWTLLQPRDYINSHELVVALGLLMLGLVVAGWSNTADIFSAPAYNYDTPADTPPIWPMLFITIACGAVSGFHCLVASGTTSKQIANEKDAQYVGYGAMLLEGGLAVIVILACCAGVGMGQLQGVGTTHLREYAVDAAGAPVVGHAAWLAYYPNTRTTVNATTGETTVQKGWASQKLPYMLAAFIDGGANFLTALRIPIDFGVGIIAVLVASFAATTLDTATRLQRYVVQELAETLHIRPLTNKYAATAFALVLAGALAAMPASKGGDWGTGGLILWPLFGATNQLLAGLAFMVIVFYLWRRSKPVLFAVIPMLLMLLTPVWAMLWQMFNADSGWLPTGKYLLFSFGVLLLALQIWMVVEAVLIWPKAAGVLEEALPPLPPKKEGKKIPATT; translated from the coding sequence ATGAGCACGCTGCTCATTGCTGTTGCATCGTTTTTCGGCTTTATCCTGGCTTACCATACGTACGGCCGCTGGCTGGCGAAAAAGGTGTTTTCGCTGGATGGCGAGGCGCTTGTTCCCGCGGAGGAAATGCGCGACGACGTGGATTATGTGCCGACCAAAAAAGAGATCATCTTCGGCCATCACTTTACCAGCATCGCCGGCACCGGGCCCATTGTGGGGCCTGCCATCGCCGTGTTCTGGGGCTGGCTGCCGGCCCTGCTGTGGGTGATTTTCGGCTCTATTTTTGTCGGCGCCGTGCATGATATGGGTTCGCTGGTCGTATCGCTGCGGAACCGCGGGCAAACGATCGGCGAGGTTGCTGGTCGGCTGATCAACCCCCGGGCGAAGGTGCTGTTCCTGCTGATTTTGTTCTTTGCTTTGACGATCGTGCTGGCCATTTTTGGGCTGGTGATTGCGATTATTTTCAAGCTCTATCCGCAGTCGGTGCTGTCGGTCTGGATCGAGATCCCGCTGGCGGTGGCGATCGGTTACTGGGTTTATCGCCGCGGCGGGGGGCTGCTGGTTCCTTCGCTGCTGGCTTTGGCGGTGATGTACGGCGCGATTTATGTCGGGGCGTATTACTTGCCGCTTTCCTTGCCGGTCAACCCGGCTGACGCGGTGGTGATCTGGACGCTGGTCCTGTTTGTGTACTGTTTTTTCGCTTCGGTGCTGCCGGTCTGGACGCTGCTGCAGCCGCGGGACTATATCAACAGCCATGAGCTGGTGGTCGCCCTGGGGTTGCTGATGCTGGGGCTGGTCGTGGCCGGGTGGAGCAATACGGCCGACATTTTTTCGGCTCCGGCTTATAACTATGACACGCCGGCTGATACTCCGCCGATCTGGCCGATGCTGTTCATTACGATTGCCTGCGGGGCCGTGAGCGGTTTCCATTGCCTGGTGGCCAGCGGCACGACCAGCAAGCAGATCGCCAATGAGAAAGACGCCCAGTATGTCGGTTACGGGGCGATGCTGCTGGAAGGCGGGCTGGCGGTGATCGTGATTCTGGCCTGTTGCGCCGGAGTCGGGATGGGCCAGCTGCAGGGGGTCGGAACGACGCACCTGCGAGAGTACGCGGTCGACGCCGCCGGCGCTCCGGTCGTGGGTCACGCGGCCTGGCTGGCCTATTATCCGAACACCCGGACCACGGTTAATGCAACCACCGGCGAGACGACCGTCCAGAAGGGCTGGGCGTCGCAGAAGTTGCCGTACATGCTGGCCGCGTTCATCGACGGCGGCGCCAACTTCCTGACTGCCTTGCGGATTCCGATCGACTTCGGCGTGGGCATCATCGCGGTGCTGGTCGCCAGTTTCGCCGCCACCACGCTTGATACGGCGACACGTCTGCAGCGGTATGTGGTGCAGGAGCTGGCGGAGACGTTGCACATTCGCCCGCTCACCAACAAGTATGCGGCGACCGCGTTCGCCCTGGTGCTGGCGGGGGCTTTGGCGGCGATGCCCGCCAGTAAAGGCGGCGACTGGGGAACGGGGGGGCTGATTCTGTGGCCGCTATTCGGGGCGACGAACCAGCTGCTGGCTGGTCTGGCGTTTATGGTGATTGTGTTTTACCTGTGGCGCCGCAGCAAGCCGGTGCTGTTTGCTGTGATTCCGATGCTGTTGATGCTGCTGACGCCGGTCTGGGCCATGCTGTGGCAGATGTTCAACGCCGATTCCGGCTGGCTGCCGACGGGGAAGTACCTGCTCTTCAGTTTTGGCGTGTTGCTGCTGGCCCTGCAGATCTGGATGGTCGTCGAGGCGGTGCTCATCTGGCCGAAAGCGGCCGGCGTTTTGGAAGAAGCGTTGCCCCCGTTGCCGCCAAAAAAGGAGGGGAAGAAGATCCCCGCCACGACCTGA
- a CDS encoding LysM peptidoglycan-binding domain-containing protein yields the protein MPIVHRLAYAALAVAVACVGALPFLRSRDSNDTAVAPALGIGVGRLVGGNKVENFTPLQAPLESYESPAVGLEQRSETAALADPEKANTDAALAAPLPPSQQRSAAPPAMGNAYESLLSPSDSAEASLLDARDYRPAVGEREGSRDRWSGLGEEAPAEEAPTTLEHRIVDGDTLEGLAFEYLGNPALAGEILAANRDKIDDPQVLRLGIRIVIPLRSDTAN from the coding sequence ATGCCGATCGTACATCGACTGGCGTATGCCGCATTGGCGGTCGCCGTCGCCTGTGTGGGCGCTTTGCCCTTTTTACGTTCTCGCGATAGCAACGACACCGCGGTGGCGCCCGCGCTGGGGATTGGCGTAGGACGACTGGTCGGCGGCAACAAGGTGGAGAATTTCACTCCGCTGCAGGCTCCGCTGGAATCGTACGAATCGCCTGCGGTGGGATTGGAGCAGCGCTCAGAGACGGCCGCCCTGGCCGATCCGGAAAAAGCGAACACCGACGCCGCCCTGGCGGCCCCGTTGCCGCCCAGCCAGCAGCGTTCGGCCGCTCCGCCGGCGATGGGGAATGCGTACGAATCGCTATTATCGCCTTCGGATTCCGCCGAGGCGTCGCTGCTGGATGCCCGCGATTATCGCCCTGCCGTGGGCGAACGCGAAGGTTCCCGCGATCGCTGGTCGGGCCTGGGAGAGGAAGCCCCGGCGGAAGAGGCGCCAACAACGCTCGAGCACCGCATTGTCGATGGCGATACGCTGGAGGGGCTGGCGTTTGAATACCTGGGCAATCCGGCCCTGGCCGGCGAGATCCTGGCCGCCAATCGGGACAAGATCGACGATCCCCAGGTGCTGCGTCTGGGGATCAGGATTGTCATTCCGCTGCGTTCCGATACGGCCAACTAA
- a CDS encoding DUF1573 domain-containing protein, which yields MIRFLLIAPCLLLALTQQATAQEWARKMFTATSHDFGDVARGAKTEYAFELQNIFKEPIHISGVRTSCGCTTPRVTKDTLNTWEKGAVIAHFNTDTFLGQRGATLTVTIDKPYYAEVQLSVKGYIHSDVVFQPGLVDFGSVDQGAEVARRVQVNFTGRTDWKINDVRSANPNLLVRLDEVSRGGSRVVYDMHVTLKGDAPAGYLRDQLNLVTNDRARPTIPIGVEAIVNSPLTLSPAAWFVGVVKPGQTVDKQLIIRGKKPFRVTDVRCNGDCFTAKPPSGEAKTLQFVPITFTAPATPGEMAAQIVIETDLGSATVVCEATAKIEE from the coding sequence ATGATTCGCTTTCTTCTGATTGCCCCCTGTCTGCTTCTGGCCCTGACCCAGCAGGCTACCGCCCAGGAATGGGCCCGCAAAATGTTCACCGCCACCTCGCATGATTTTGGCGATGTGGCCCGCGGCGCCAAAACCGAGTACGCCTTTGAGCTGCAGAACATTTTCAAAGAACCAATCCACATTTCCGGCGTCCGCACCAGCTGCGGCTGCACCACGCCCCGTGTCACCAAGGACACGCTCAACACGTGGGAAAAAGGGGCCGTGATCGCGCATTTCAACACCGACACCTTCCTCGGCCAGCGCGGCGCCACCCTGACGGTGACGATCGACAAGCCGTATTACGCCGAAGTCCAGTTGAGCGTAAAGGGTTACATCCATAGCGATGTGGTCTTCCAGCCCGGGCTGGTCGATTTTGGCTCGGTCGACCAGGGTGCGGAAGTGGCTCGTCGCGTGCAGGTCAATTTTACTGGCCGCACGGACTGGAAGATCAACGATGTGCGCAGCGCCAACCCGAACCTTTTGGTTCGCCTGGACGAAGTCAGCCGCGGCGGATCGCGCGTGGTTTACGACATGCACGTCACCCTCAAAGGGGACGCCCCGGCCGGCTATCTCCGCGACCAGCTGAACCTGGTGACGAACGACCGCGCTCGTCCGACCATTCCGATTGGCGTGGAAGCGATTGTGAACAGCCCGCTGACCCTGAGCCCGGCCGCCTGGTTCGTCGGCGTTGTCAAACCGGGCCAGACGGTCGACAAACAGCTGATCATTCGCGGCAAAAAACCTTTCCGCGTGACCGACGTCCGCTGCAACGGCGACTGCTTCACCGCCAAGCCGCCCAGCGGCGAAGCGAAGACCCTGCAGTTTGTGCCGATCACCTTTACCGCTCCGGCCACTCCGGGCGAAATGGCCGCCCAGATCGTGATCGAAACCGATCTCGGCAGTGCGACGGTCGTCTGCGAAGCGACCGCCAAGATCGAAGAGTAA
- a CDS encoding alpha/beta hydrolase: MRNPYRVGARLSTWVVMLLVALALGAPVTAQAQEEKEKKIPAPETLVLPTKDGVLLACTWYGSIEGKKAVPIILMHGEGGNRKQFDALASKLQGLGFAVISFDMRGHGDSNRMQNNRELPAPERMNRLQWEAVVGFDLQTVKQFLLDKNDNEELNIDALGMVAADMSAILAVNWVLLDYSWTDLPGRRQGKDIKALVLLSPQRSFKGMSLVPRTLLSGPMAVQSVLITNGSQEPGPHADALKIYETLRQTHPEAPAAQKRANEMLFMVEKTTKLQSVALLDPKLSLGVDNMIAAFLKWRLVDRQENFLWASRKPAAGN; encoded by the coding sequence ATGCGGAATCCATATCGCGTCGGCGCCAGACTGTCGACCTGGGTAGTCATGCTGCTCGTCGCTCTGGCGCTCGGCGCACCGGTCACGGCCCAGGCACAAGAAGAAAAAGAGAAGAAGATCCCTGCCCCAGAAACGCTCGTCCTGCCCACCAAGGACGGCGTGCTGCTCGCCTGCACCTGGTACGGTAGCATCGAAGGGAAAAAGGCAGTGCCGATCATCCTCATGCATGGGGAAGGCGGAAACCGGAAGCAGTTCGACGCCCTGGCCAGCAAGCTCCAGGGACTGGGTTTCGCCGTCATCTCCTTCGACATGCGCGGCCATGGCGACAGCAACCGGATGCAGAATAACCGGGAACTCCCCGCGCCGGAGCGCATGAATCGCCTGCAGTGGGAAGCGGTGGTGGGATTCGACCTGCAGACGGTCAAGCAGTTCCTGCTGGACAAGAACGATAACGAAGAGCTGAATATCGATGCGCTCGGCATGGTGGCGGCCGATATGAGCGCGATCCTGGCCGTGAACTGGGTGCTGCTGGATTACAGCTGGACAGACCTGCCGGGACGGCGCCAGGGAAAAGACATCAAAGCCCTGGTGCTGCTCTCCCCGCAACGCAGTTTCAAAGGAATGTCGCTCGTTCCGCGAACCTTGCTAAGCGGACCGATGGCGGTGCAATCGGTGCTGATCACGAACGGCTCGCAAGAACCCGGGCCCCATGCTGACGCCCTGAAAATCTATGAAACCTTGCGACAAACCCACCCAGAGGCCCCCGCGGCTCAAAAGCGAGCCAACGAGATGCTCTTCATGGTGGAGAAGACAACGAAGCTCCAGAGCGTCGCCCTGCTCGACCCGAAACTCAGCCTGGGCGTCGACAATATGATCGCCGCTTTCCTGAAATGGCGGCTGGTCGATCGCCAGGAGAATTTCCTCTGGGCGTCACGCAAGCCGGCCGCTGGCAATTAG
- a CDS encoding Gfo/Idh/MocA family protein has protein sequence MNLKPEEKEVGRENFYDAVGAYDRMNNLGRRDFLKAVVGAGVVSGAGLGAMWFGYSRPSRPLRIGVIGTGDEGGVLIGALNPDYVEVKAIADIRPSSVHRALHGDHASPAAYAARRGLMNVYGWHSESEARKHVTIYENGYDELLRDPNIEAVIIALPLHLHAHAAVQAMVHGKHVLTEKLMAHNVAQCKVMSRVADQENLLLATGHQRHYNILYDNAVNLIRWGVLGQIHFIRAQWHRGNLPGKDSWAQPIPGGEMGYSRSGKQIPIDPIADQLRAFKAMLASEGEPSKAELLKKKVAQWEAWNQDQQIRDSLVNYGYGPINLPNNQQFDALHELVRWRLWERTGGGLMAELGSHQLDAAQIFISALRAEGKASHPLTVHAVGGRHIFPQDRDSDDHVYCTLEFPGPHYDPGYDPGYWDPVMNVPDPKTGIPSYEHDPNKKIVMTYSSVNGNGYGGYGETVMGTKGTLVLEREKEVMLYKSSDTSTRVGVKKGAGGPTMDTQESGAGPAKAAVESGPVSRGYTEQIEHWAWCIMNPDPANRPKCHPEVAVADATIALTSKHAMANGRSGKSGYIRFKEEWFDINRDEVPYGPTVKEEWANLHKRDLS, from the coding sequence ATGAATCTTAAGCCAGAAGAAAAAGAAGTCGGGCGCGAGAACTTCTACGACGCAGTCGGCGCCTACGACCGGATGAACAATCTGGGACGTCGCGACTTTCTTAAAGCAGTCGTGGGAGCGGGCGTTGTGTCGGGCGCCGGACTGGGCGCCATGTGGTTCGGCTACAGCCGTCCCAGCCGTCCGTTACGCATCGGCGTGATCGGCACCGGCGACGAAGGGGGCGTGCTCATTGGCGCGCTCAACCCCGACTACGTCGAAGTCAAAGCGATCGCCGACATTCGCCCTTCCAGCGTGCACCGGGCCCTGCATGGCGATCACGCCAGCCCGGCCGCCTACGCGGCCCGCCGCGGCCTGATGAACGTGTACGGCTGGCATAGCGAAAGCGAAGCCCGCAAGCATGTGACCATTTATGAAAACGGCTACGACGAGTTGCTCCGCGACCCCAACATTGAAGCGGTCATTATCGCGTTGCCGCTGCACCTGCACGCCCATGCAGCCGTCCAGGCGATGGTCCACGGCAAGCATGTACTGACCGAAAAACTGATGGCCCATAATGTGGCCCAGTGCAAGGTCATGTCGCGCGTCGCCGACCAGGAAAACCTGCTCCTGGCGACCGGCCACCAGCGTCATTACAACATTCTGTACGATAACGCCGTCAACCTGATCCGCTGGGGCGTGCTGGGACAGATCCACTTCATTCGCGCCCAGTGGCACCGCGGCAACCTGCCCGGCAAAGACAGCTGGGCCCAGCCGATCCCCGGCGGAGAAATGGGTTACAGCCGCAGCGGCAAACAGATTCCCATCGACCCGATCGCCGACCAGCTCCGCGCGTTCAAAGCGATGCTCGCCAGCGAAGGCGAACCGAGCAAGGCCGAACTGCTCAAAAAGAAGGTCGCCCAGTGGGAAGCCTGGAACCAGGACCAGCAGATTCGCGACTCCCTGGTTAACTACGGCTACGGTCCGATCAATCTCCCCAACAACCAGCAGTTCGACGCCCTGCACGAACTGGTTCGCTGGCGCCTGTGGGAACGCACCGGCGGCGGCCTGATGGCCGAACTTGGCAGCCATCAGCTCGACGCGGCCCAGATCTTTATCAGCGCCCTGCGAGCCGAAGGGAAGGCTTCGCACCCGCTGACCGTACACGCCGTCGGCGGCCGCCATATTTTCCCGCAGGATCGCGACTCCGACGATCACGTGTACTGCACGCTTGAGTTCCCCGGTCCCCATTACGACCCGGGCTACGACCCGGGCTACTGGGATCCGGTCATGAACGTGCCCGATCCCAAAACGGGCATCCCGTCGTACGAGCACGATCCGAACAAAAAGATCGTCATGACCTATTCGTCGGTCAACGGCAACGGCTACGGCGGCTATGGCGAAACCGTCATGGGCACCAAAGGCACCCTGGTTCTCGAACGCGAGAAAGAGGTCATGCTCTACAAGAGCTCCGACACTTCGACCCGCGTGGGCGTGAAAAAAGGCGCCGGCGGTCCGACCATGGACACCCAGGAAAGCGGCGCCGGACCGGCCAAAGCAGCGGTCGAATCGGGCCCCGTCAGCCGCGGTTACACCGAGCAGATCGAGCACTGGGCCTGGTGCATTATGAACCCCGATCCGGCCAACCGGCCGAAGTGCCATCCCGAAGTGGCCGTGGCCGACGCCACCATCGCGTTGACCTCCAAACATGCGATGGCGAACGGCCGCAGCGGCAAAAGCGGCTACATCAGGTTCAAGGAAGAGTGGTTCGACATTAACCGCGACGAAGTTCCGTACGGCCCCACCGTCAAGGAAGAATGGGCCAACCTGCACAAGCGGGACCTGAGCTAA
- the queE gene encoding 7-carboxy-7-deazaguanine synthase, producing the protein MAYSVKEIYFTLQGEGAQTGRPAVFCRLTGCNLWTGREADRARAVCGFCDTDFVGIDGPGGGRFETAANLAEAVLQHWPQDHAERPFVVLTGGEPLLQADAALLEALHHAGLEVALETNGTLPLPAAFDWVCVSPKAGARLAITQGDELKLVYPQANLDPADFVGLDFRHFYLQPLDSPTAEQNTEQAMEYCRRHPHWRLSLQTHKILGIR; encoded by the coding sequence ATGGCGTACTCTGTGAAAGAAATCTACTTCACCCTCCAGGGGGAAGGGGCCCAGACCGGTCGACCGGCGGTCTTCTGCCGTCTGACAGGCTGCAATCTGTGGACGGGTCGGGAAGCCGATCGCGCGAGGGCCGTTTGTGGTTTCTGCGACACCGATTTCGTCGGCATCGATGGCCCCGGCGGAGGTCGATTTGAAACGGCGGCCAATCTGGCCGAGGCCGTGCTGCAGCACTGGCCGCAGGATCACGCCGAACGACCGTTTGTCGTGCTGACCGGCGGCGAGCCGTTACTTCAGGCGGACGCCGCTTTGCTGGAGGCGTTGCACCACGCAGGGCTGGAAGTCGCGCTGGAAACCAACGGCACCCTGCCCTTGCCCGCCGCCTTTGACTGGGTGTGCGTCAGTCCCAAAGCGGGCGCCCGCCTGGCGATTACCCAGGGGGACGAACTCAAACTGGTGTACCCCCAGGCGAACCTGGATCCGGCCGACTTTGTGGGGCTGGATTTTCGCCACTTTTATCTGCAGCCGCTGGATAGTCCCACTGCCGAGCAGAACACGGAGCAGGCGATGGAATACTGCCGGCGCCATCCTCATTGGCGGTTGAGTCTGCAAACGCATAAGATTCTGGGCATCCGCTGA